Genomic segment of Streptomyces zhihengii:
GAATGGTCGAAGCCGGAGGCTGAGATCTATGCCGAACGGCTGCGACGGGCCGGGGTTCCGCAGGCCGCGATCCTGACCGAGCCGAAGGCCTCCAACACCGGCGAGAATTTCGAGTTCTCCCGGGTTCTCCTGGAAGAGCATGGTGTCCCGTCCGGCTCCGCGATCATCGTGTCCAAGCCCTACATGGCGCAACGGGCGACGGCCACGGCCCGGAAGCGGTGGCCGGCGGTCGACTGGCGCACCAGGCCGCCGAGGACGACGGTGTGGGAGTACCCGACCGACGAAGTGCCCTTGACGAGGATGATCAATCTCATGGTCGGCGACCTGCAGCGACTCAGGGTGTACGCGGAGAAGGGGTTCCAGGCGCCGGTGGAGGTGCCCGAAGCCGTATGGTCCGCCTACGAGCGTCTGGCCGCTGCGGGGTTCGACCAGTTCGTCCTCGACTGAGCCGTGGCATCGCCATGTCCTCTCCACCGCAGAGCCCGGCCGAATCGGCGCGATGGGACTGGGCCGTACCGCTGTTGACCTCGGCGCAGATGCGTGAACGCATCGTGAGCAGCAAGGATTTCGCGGACCAGTTCTTCCTTCTTGAAGCGCGTCGTCTTCGCAAGGTCTACATCTCCACGGGCAATCCGCATCTCGCCTACAGTTGTGGAACGGCCGTCGCGGCCTTCGGTCGAAAAGTCGGCGTCGAGGGATCGGTGGGTCTGGCGCTCATCGAGTCCGGGCTCGCAGAGATGCTCATCTCCGGCGGCACGTCGTCCGCCGACATGTTCAGGGCGGAAAGACATCTTGTCGTCGCGCGTGACCATTTGGAGAAATCGCGCCACACATCCATGGTTTCACAGGCTCTCGGCCAGTGGTACATGCTCATATCGATCTGCTACAAGGCGCGCCGCGGCCCCTACGAGGAGATCCTCCGTGAGGCCGCCGACGATCCCTGGATGGCAACACGTGCGAGCCACGGTGACCGCGTCCCGCCGGCACGTCAGGAGGTCATGCGTCGACAGGATCTCCAGGGGCACATGGAACTGTTGGAAGATGCCTCG
This window contains:
- a CDS encoding YdcF family protein, which codes for MSDARSSLSSDVQRDVETLWDFHVSDSGRTKADFLIVLGSHDTRVADRAAELYLEEEAAPVIVVTGGAGKVTSKEWSKPEAEIYAERLRRAGVPQAAILTEPKASNTGENFEFSRVLLEEHGVPSGSAIIVSKPYMAQRATATARKRWPAVDWRTRPPRTTVWEYPTDEVPLTRMINLMVGDLQRLRVYAEKGFQAPVEVPEAVWSAYERLAAAGFDQFVLD